From the Sphingomonas sabuli genome, the window CATCCGGCGCGTTGGCGAGGATGTCCTCGCGCTTGTCGCCGTCGGTCACGGCGTCGTCGCGCAGCCTCAACTTCTGGTCGATCACGGCGGTCAGCGGCTCGACCCCGTCGGTGTCGACTTCGCCAAGCTGCTCGACCCAGCCGAGGATGTTGTTGATTTCGGGCACAAGCCGCTCAAGCTCCGCATCGCTCATGGCGATTCGAGCCAGCTT encodes:
- the gatC gene encoding Asp-tRNA(Asn)/Glu-tRNA(Gln) amidotransferase subunit GatC, whose product is MSVSPDQVRHIAKLARIAMSDAELERLVPEINNILGWVEQLGEVDTDGVEPLTAVIDQKLRLRDDAVTDGDKREDILANAPDAEHGFFAVPKVIE